Within the Osmerus mordax isolate fOsmMor3 chromosome 21, fOsmMor3.pri, whole genome shotgun sequence genome, the region TgtcaaggaagagagaaaggggggttagTCAGATGCTAATAGCTAACCTCATGAGATTCTCAAAATGTCTGTCCTAGACGTGTTTAAGGAACGCATCTGTGCGCGACTAACATTGACAGCTTTGGAGATATTCAGAGAATTTGAAAAAACGCTTTTTGGGTACAAAGAACAAATCTCTCGTTCCAAGGAAGAGAGCGCGCGAATACAACGGCTTTTGGACGCTGTTACTAAACCTTATATCAAACTACACCGAACAGGTAAGACATTTATACTTCAATATTATAATCTCCATCGTCCAGAATGTCTTCGTTGTTTCAAGTGGCTCGGACAGACCCAAGTGTTTGTATTAAAACCTTTCGCATTTAGCTACTCCAGTTTTCAGCAATCAGTAGAGGAGACAAAAGTTTAAATCCTGACAGAAGATTCAGGACAGCGTCAATGAAGTCATTTCCTTTTCCATTGTGCATGGCAATCAATTGTACAATAAGGGTTATGCCATATACTTTATATCATAGATGTATATAAaggctagatgtctcgtccgcgttgccggtgTTGTCACCCAACTGGTTTCCACGCtaactggttccccagctgtgcgtTCACATATCAGTCTTCCTCTATCACTCGATAGGCTATTTTGATCGTATTTTTTGGGATGGGAGCGACGTTCTTGGTATGAATTTTttatgtggtgtcagaaggagctgtgtCTGTTTACTGTCTGTTTTACAGAATACGGAAGTGTTTTCCGCATAATAAAGTAAaataatagggagtcaggtggctgagcggttagggaatcggactagtaatcagaaggttgcaggttcaattcccggccgtgtcaattgacgttgtgtccttgggcaaggcacttcaccctacttgcctcggggggaatgtccctgtacttactgtaagtcgctctggataagagcgtctgctaaatgactaaatgtaaatgtaaactcctaTTGGCTGGACTAATTGTTCACCACGCCTATGGCGTGCCATGGGTAGCTAACCAAGTGTTAATCTGAGATGACTTCTTGTTCACAGCGACGCTGTCCTGAACATCCTCTCAGGAGAAAAAATGTTGTCTCCTCTTCTGTCCCCAGATGTGCAGCAGTTCTCTCTCCCGGagcccccacagattaaagaggaacaggagctgtggaccagtcaggaggaagagcagctccaaggactgcagtctgaaacCACAGACTCCATACTCACCCAGGAATCAGAGTTTTCAAACTTAACAATGTCCAAATTATATATGATGAGAGAATTTTTCAGTGAGCGACTAACAACAGCAGCTTCAGAGATTTTCAGAGCCATTGAAATAACGGTTGCTGAGTACAAAGAAGAAATCTCACGTTCCAAAGAGGAGAGCGCGCGGATACAACGTCTGTTTGACGTTGTTACTCAACATGACGGCAAGCTACACAGAACAGGTTCGACATTCATACCTTCAAGTTATTATATGCTGTGTAAAATACTTTAATGTAGGAGGGGGGGTAACGAAATAGGAAAGGAGAAGTCTGAGGTTGCATCATGACATGGTTCACAGCGTCCATccaacatttcatatttttctcAAGTCTTTTTCTTAGGTCAAGTCTTCTTGACAGAGGTGGTTAGATCTTGTCACAGCCTCCTGTAACATCTGCGTGTTACTGCAGAGTCATATCTGCACTAAGAACGTTGTAGTTAGGAACTGGTGTGTAACATGTTATAAACATGGCACGGTGGCCTGTTTACAATGTCTTAAAGTCATACTATCGTCTTGGGTCTTCCTCCATGTTGGGGTCATGGGAGGTGACACCACCACACCCTGCTACGATCACCACCACTGGTCTAGTTTTAGCTGACAGACATGTTGAGTTGCAGAATAATTAAGTAGATCATATTTCCCCCCCCAGAAGTGCAGCAGCTCTCTTTCCTGGagcccccacagattaaagaggaacaggagctgtggaccagtcaggagaaagagcagctccaaggactgcagtctgaaacCAAAGACTCCATACCCACTTCTTCCAGTGTGGGACATGACTGGGATCAGGAGGGCTCCTCTGAATGTTCACATCTTGACCAAGCTGTCCAAGTGGAcaacagagaaggagactctCTACCCACCAACACAACTGAGGAGCAAATCAAAGCAGAGCCACATGTACAAGACTTTGCAGCACCAGAACCAGACAGTGAccctcagcccctctctgttgtagctccagactgtcctgcagctcagagtttggaggaggaggaacatggaggaaTGATGCCTTTGCTAGAAATGGTCAAATCaagcagaaaaagaaagaacactCTTCCCATGGAAGGCATGCCACAGGGCAGTCACACAGGAGATAAACCTCATCAGTGTCTAGAATGTAAGAAGAGCTTTACTTTGAAGCAAACTTTGCTTAATCATATGATAATACACACTGGAGATAAACCATTTCAGTGTCAAGAATGTAAAAAGAGTTTTAGATGGCAGTCATCCATGGTTACTCACATGAGaatacacacaggagagaaaccatatcaGTGTCTCGAATGTAACAACACTTTTAATAAGAAATCTACTCTGGTTggacacatgaggacacacacaggagagaaaccgtaTCAGTGTAAAGAATGTAACAAGAGCTTTAGATGGCAGCCTAATTTGATAACTCACATGGTaatacacacaggagaaaaaccGTTTCAGTGTCAGGAATGTCACAAGAAGTTTCGCTGGCAGCCTAATATGATTACTCACATGAGAacgcacactggagagaagccgttTCAGTGTCAGGAATGTAGCAGGTGTTTTTCTCTTAAATGTAATCTGATTAAACACATTAAGGTGCATACGAGGTAAACCATATCGGTGTCAGTGTTGTAACAACACTTTCAGCAGGGATAACCTTTTTGGCAGCGTATATGAGGACACAGGAGAGGCAGCGTATATGAGGACGCACAGGAGAGGCGGCGTATATGAGGACGCACAGGAGAGGCAGTGTATATGAGGACACCCAGGAGAGGCAGCGTATATGAGGACACAGGAGAGGCGGCGTATATGAGGACACAGGAGAGGCAGCGTATATGAGGACACAGGAGAGGCGGCGTATATGAGGACGCACAGCAGAGGCAGCGTATATGAGGACGCACAGGAGAGGCAGTGTATATGAGGACACCCAGGAGAGGCAGCGTATATGAGGACACAGGAGAGGCAGTGTATATGAGGACACAGGAGAGGCAGTGTATATGAGGACACAGGAGAGGCAGTGTATATGAGGACGCACAGGAGAGGCAGCGTTTATGAAGACACAGGAGAGGCGGCGTATATGAGGACACAGGAGAGGCGGCGTATATGAGGACACAGGAGAGGCAGTGTATATGAGGACGCACAGGAGAGGCAGTGTATATGAGGACACCCAGGAGAGGCAGCGTATATGAGGACACAGGAGAGGCAGTGTATATGAGGACACCCAGGAGAGGCGGCGTATATGAGGACGCACAGGAGAGGCGGCGTATATGAGGACACAGGAGAGGCAGTGTATATGAGGACGCACAGGAGAGGCGGCGTATATGAGGACGCACAGGAGAGGCAGCGTATATGAGGACGCACAGGAGAGGCAGTGTATATGAGGACGCACAGGAGAGGCAGTGTGAAGTATTGTAAAACTTTATGATGTTTAGTCAACGGCAGCCAATCCTTCTGGGCCTCGCTTCAGGAGTATCATCACTAGTAAATATTACAAAACAAATTAAACTGGTATCAGTATGTGAGATCAGTTATTTTCATGACGTAAGAAACaggctgtgtgtctatgtgaagCCAGGTGGATGGTGCTCCTGAAGGTGAACATGCTTTGAAACAAACTGGAGAAGATAAAGGATGTAACAATGAATTACTGTGTGGCTGATGTCACTGTCCTGTAACTGTTAGAATCACTTTAATGAATGTTTTTATTCACTTGAACATGATATTGATGTGctaattaaaaacaaacattttcagAAAGCTAAAGTTCTTAATATAATCATAATACCAAAACAGATGAGACAAATCTTCTGTTTGGAGACCACAAAAGGAGCCGTTGACATCAGTCACCAGAGATAAACCTTTTAACAAAAGACCTTGTAGGATAACACCGACTTATAATTTTATAAGACACTTTTACTttattgtaaaataaaaaatgataACGCCCACCCAATCTTTTGCTGCTGTTTACATGTCTGTTCCAACAATCGATAGGGTTAAGACAAGAAACAACCTCAAGCTTAAATAAAGGCTGAAAATTCATGTTAatgtgtaaaaacgttttaGCACAGTAAGGGTTAAAAGTGGGTAACATAGTCATCAGTTTAATTATACGGTGAATCATAAGAAGGTAACTTATTCATAGAAAGTTAAACCCTTTTATGgttaataaaaacaaaatgatTGTGTCATGATTCATGAACCTGTTGAACTTTCCTACTACGTCGATAGTCGTCTTAAAAAGGATACTCATCGAGGACAAGCGAAAGACCACGTTTTTAACTCACGCCTAAACTGTACTTGGGATACATCATCGGTCGATAGTTCATTCGAGATTCGAGTTTATTCGAAAAAGtccatctgtctcctctccaaTAGGTAGGTCGACAATTAAAACGCCTTTGTGGTTTTGAATGTTGTAGCGAAAACAGAATTTCTTTGAGTGAGATTTGTTGACCAAAACAAACTTTCAAAACAAAATTATAAAGCCCTACTAGTCTTATTTTCCTAGTTTTATTGTTAAACACTATCATTTACTTAAGAAACATTGCAATCATGTCTGTAAAACAAACCACGTTTCAACTTTGAACACATTGTTGGACAGTTGGTTAGTTTGACATGGTCACCCTGAGAGCCAGTTATGAAGCAGTATATTTTAGTTCAGTTGTTTTACAGACCACTCACAGTCCTTCAGATACAGTGTAGGACACAGAAggtaggagagatggggaggttgTTTGAATGTATATAAGTCTGCCACTCATAGTTACTATTAGCTGGTTTACCATAGTAACCATTCAAAGGCACACTAACACTACAAAATGATCTGTGAAAACAGAAAGAGTATTATCTTTATGTACAAGTATCAGGAAAAACACTTAACACAGGTATGACAGAAGTGTGGATGGAATGTGAATCTGGGCTGCCAATAGACCTCCAGTCAACAGTCTGAACCACTTCACCACACTGCAGCTCATTAATGTTGTGTTTctacagactgactgacatgtATCTCAGACATGAGGACTGTGCATCACTGGCCTCCTTCCTC harbors:
- the LOC136965082 gene encoding zinc finger protein 23-like; this encodes MSVLDVFKERICARLTLTALEIFREFEKTLFGYKEQISRSKEESARIQRLLDAVTKPYIKLHRTDVQQFSLPEPPQIKEEQELWTSQEEEQLQGLQSETTDSILTQESEFSNLTMSKLYMMREFFSERLTTAASEIFRAIEITVAEYKEEISRSKEESARIQRLFDVVTQHDGKLHRTEVQQLSFLEPPQIKEEQELWTSQEKEQLQGLQSETKDSIPTSSSVGHDWDQEGSSECSHLDQAVQVDNREGDSLPTNTTEEQIKAEPHVQDFAAPEPDSDPQPLSVVAPDCPAAQSLEEEEHGGMMPLLEMVKSSRKRKNTLPMEGMPQGSHTGDKPHQCLECKKSFTLKQTLLNHMIIHTGDKPFQCQECKKSFRWQSSMVTHMRIHTGEKPYQCLECNNTFNKKSTLVGHMRTHTGEKPYQCKECNKSFRWQPNLITHMVIHTGEKPFQCQECHKKFRWQPNMITHMRTHTGEKPFQCQECSRCFSLKCNLIKHIKVHTR